A genomic stretch from Meiothermus sp. CFH 77666 includes:
- a CDS encoding ABC transporter permease: MASQVGQRLAGWNGLPISLKVGAFLILLILLMVLLSALNPTNPNATTPNRLAPIFSEGHPLGTDILGRDTLARVLAGAQNALYVGLIAVGIGLSVGMVLGVLAGYFGGWLDQILSVLLETLYALPALLIALLFAAIFNPGVTTSMVAIGLAAVPAFARVARASVLSVKALPYIEAARALGMSNGRIMLRHVLPNIIGPLVVQASLAFAVAILAEAALSYLGLGTQPPNPSWGRMLREAQSYQELTPYPVIFPGLAIGLAVLGFNLLGDGLRDYLDPRKRS; this comes from the coding sequence ATGGCTAGTCAAGTCGGTCAGCGGCTTGCCGGGTGGAATGGGCTGCCCATCTCGCTCAAAGTGGGGGCTTTCCTGATCCTGTTGATTCTTCTGATGGTACTCCTCAGCGCCCTCAACCCCACCAACCCCAACGCCACCACCCCCAACCGGCTGGCCCCCATCTTTTCCGAGGGGCACCCGCTCGGCACCGACATCCTGGGGCGCGATACCCTGGCGCGGGTGCTGGCCGGGGCCCAGAACGCCCTCTACGTGGGGCTGATTGCGGTGGGCATCGGGCTTTCGGTGGGGATGGTGCTGGGGGTACTGGCAGGGTATTTTGGCGGCTGGCTTGATCAGATTTTGTCGGTGCTCCTGGAAACCCTTTACGCCCTGCCGGCCCTGCTCATCGCGCTGTTGTTTGCGGCCATCTTCAACCCTGGCGTGACCACCTCCATGGTAGCGATTGGCCTGGCGGCGGTGCCGGCCTTTGCGCGGGTGGCCCGTGCCAGTGTGCTTTCGGTCAAGGCCCTGCCCTACATCGAGGCGGCCAGAGCTTTGGGGATGAGCAACGGGCGAATTATGCTACGTCACGTCCTCCCCAACATCATCGGGCCGCTAGTAGTGCAGGCCAGCCTGGCCTTTGCGGTAGCGATTCTGGCTGAGGCTGCGCTCTCGTACCTGGGTCTGGGTACCCAGCCCCCCAACCCCAGTTGGGGCCGGATGCTGCGCGAGGCCCAGAGTTACCAGGAGCTCACCCCCTATCCGGTTATTTTTCCCGGTCTGGCCATCGGCCTGGCGGTGCTGGGCTTCAACTTGCTGGGCGATGGATTGCGGGATTACCTTGACCCCAGGAAGAGAAGCTAA
- the lysA gene encoding diaminopimelate decarboxylase: MSMSQSYTALRPEFREALKEAARLFPTPFYAYDLQVILDRLERLQKAFPGAEIFYAMKANPRLGLLRRLLEQGVFVEAVSLGEVYRAYKAGFQRNEVLLNGPVKTPAMLLELNRIGIPILGLDSLADLRRAIKMLPKARVLLRVNPDLPIATHDHLATGRGESKFGILPEEVGAALELARRSRLEVLGLHIHLGSALEHPEDYRAGYAVMDALYRTHGPFQVMNLGGGFGLGLDLGALGAQAAALARKHSAELWLEPGRYLVSEAGVLLTRCWGVKRTRRNYLLIDAGMSQLIRPMLYGAIHPVEPLYKNPVKATYDLAGPACESGDVLARDVTLPEPREGDLLAILLGGAYASSMSSNYLDTPRPAELLWIGQGWEVIRRQQTWEALLEDEL; the protein is encoded by the coding sequence ATGAGCATGTCCCAATCCTACACCGCCCTGCGACCTGAGTTTAGAGAAGCCCTCAAGGAAGCGGCCCGCCTCTTCCCCACCCCGTTTTATGCCTACGACCTGCAAGTCATTCTGGATCGGCTGGAGCGTCTGCAAAAAGCCTTTCCGGGCGCCGAAATTTTCTATGCCATGAAGGCCAACCCCCGCCTGGGCCTGCTGCGGCGGCTGCTCGAGCAGGGGGTTTTTGTGGAGGCCGTAAGCCTGGGCGAGGTCTACCGGGCCTACAAGGCTGGTTTCCAGCGCAACGAGGTGTTGCTGAATGGGCCCGTGAAGACCCCGGCCATGCTCCTGGAGCTCAACCGGATTGGCATCCCGATTCTGGGCCTCGACTCCCTGGCCGACCTGAGGCGGGCCATCAAGATGCTGCCCAAGGCCCGGGTTCTTTTAAGGGTCAACCCCGATCTGCCCATCGCCACCCACGACCATCTGGCCACTGGGCGCGGCGAGAGCAAGTTCGGCATTTTGCCCGAAGAGGTGGGGGCCGCCCTCGAGCTAGCCCGCCGCAGCCGCCTGGAAGTGCTGGGCCTGCACATTCACCTGGGGTCGGCCCTCGAGCACCCCGAGGACTACCGGGCGGGCTACGCGGTAATGGACGCGCTCTACCGCACCCACGGTCCCTTTCAGGTGATGAACCTGGGGGGTGGTTTTGGGCTGGGCCTCGACCTGGGGGCGTTAGGAGCACAGGCTGCCGCGCTGGCCCGCAAACATAGCGCCGAGCTATGGCTGGAGCCAGGCCGCTATCTGGTCTCGGAAGCCGGGGTGCTGCTCACGCGCTGCTGGGGTGTCAAGCGCACCCGGCGCAACTACCTGCTCATTGACGCGGGCATGAGCCAGCTGATCCGGCCCATGCTCTATGGCGCCATTCACCCCGTGGAGCCGCTCTACAAAAACCCCGTCAAAGCAACCTACGACCTGGCGGGCCCGGCCTGCGAGTCGGGGGATGTGCTGGCGCGGGATGTTACCCTGCCCGAGCCCAGGGAGGGCGATCTGCTGGCCATCCTGCTAGGCGGGGCCTACGCCAGCAGCATGAGCAGCAACTACCTCGACACCCCGCGCCCTGCCGAGTTGCTCTGGATCGGCCAAGGCTGGGAAGTGATCCGGCGGCAGCAGACCTGGGAGGCGCTGCTGGAAGATGAGCTGTAA
- a CDS encoding ABC transporter substrate-binding protein yields the protein MKRLLASLVLLTGLASAQTEISFWHSMDGPAERVIAQFASAFNASQRNYRVTPRLIGDYREGETRLLAALRAGGAPVMFQAEILLFPRLVAEGVVLPLDELANALPKAFTDDLFEAAWDYGLINSRRYGLPFNTSTPVLFFNENQLRARGLKVPSNWREFEQAAKGLTSRTSKGFIALSESWTFEAQVTSRGGNLVTADGRPNFTSKEVVEALEFLQRLGREGSTSVRNLSESFFAQTDFIRTKGMMVMASIANWPAAENASFVFKLGVAPIPREPGGKVPLGGAQLVVLRGASPEQQRGAFEFWRFLMEPQNIKTWVEASYYVPLRKSATPLLEAFYRENPYRKVAFEQVAVAQPRPRVPQFAVWRNFLEEALEKALKGNVPARQALEEAQRKAEAAR from the coding sequence GTGAAGCGTCTGCTAGCTTCGTTGGTGTTGCTAACCGGATTGGCCTCGGCTCAGACCGAAATTTCGTTCTGGCATAGCATGGATGGGCCTGCCGAGCGAGTGATCGCGCAGTTTGCGAGCGCCTTTAATGCCTCGCAACGTAACTACCGGGTGACGCCGCGCCTGATCGGCGACTACCGCGAGGGCGAGACCCGGCTCCTGGCGGCCCTGCGGGCCGGTGGCGCCCCGGTCATGTTCCAGGCTGAGATTCTGCTGTTCCCCCGCCTGGTGGCCGAGGGGGTGGTGCTGCCGCTGGATGAACTGGCGAATGCTCTGCCCAAAGCCTTCACCGACGACTTGTTCGAGGCTGCCTGGGATTATGGCCTGATTAATAGCCGTCGCTATGGGCTGCCCTTCAACACCTCGACCCCGGTGCTCTTCTTCAACGAGAACCAACTGCGGGCCAGGGGGCTCAAAGTGCCCAGCAACTGGCGGGAGTTCGAGCAGGCGGCCAAGGGGCTCACGAGTCGTACTTCCAAGGGCTTTATTGCCCTGTCGGAGTCGTGGACGTTTGAGGCCCAGGTGACCAGCCGGGGGGGCAACCTGGTTACGGCGGACGGACGGCCCAACTTTACCTCCAAAGAAGTGGTGGAGGCCCTCGAGTTCCTGCAGCGCCTGGGACGCGAAGGCAGTACCAGTGTGCGCAACCTCTCCGAGAGCTTCTTTGCCCAGACCGATTTCATCCGCACCAAGGGCATGATGGTGATGGCCTCGATTGCCAACTGGCCGGCTGCCGAAAATGCTTCCTTCGTTTTCAAGCTGGGTGTGGCTCCCATCCCCCGTGAACCGGGCGGCAAGGTGCCCCTGGGCGGGGCGCAACTGGTGGTGCTGCGTGGGGCCAGCCCGGAGCAGCAACGCGGGGCCTTCGAGTTCTGGCGATTCCTGATGGAACCCCAGAACATCAAGACCTGGGTGGAGGCCAGCTACTACGTGCCCTTGCGCAAGTCGGCGACGCCCTTGCTGGAAGCCTTCTACCGCGAGAACCCCTACCGCAAGGTGGCCTTCGAGCAGGTGGCGGTGGCCCAGCCTCGCCCCCGGGTGCCGCAGTTTGCAGTTTGGCGGAACTTCCTGGAAGAAGCCCTAGAAAAAGCCCTCAAGGGCAACGTGCCCGCCCGTCAGGCCCTGGAAGAAGCCCAGCGCAAGGCGGAAGCTGCACGCTGA
- a CDS encoding ABC transporter substrate-binding protein, protein MKRWLLVGLLALCGLGLAQQRGGAITIAIQTEPAAWDPTQVAGADISRVVYDNVLQGLVKRNPKGEIVPSLASRWTVSNSGLTYTFTLRQGVKFHDGSDFTAQDVLAKFNRARNPDTRASGHLRPDLYRDIANITSPNPNTVVFSLRQPNNDFLFILSRPESLIGPRQRPLAEQRVQPIGTGPFRFAGWERGVAVRLERNPNYYVQGLPYLDRVNFRFLGDGDAQLAGLRAGDLDVIAYSLLPENAVVLSRDSNFKVFSGSATAEAVAGFNNSRPPFNDVRVRRAITLATNKDELIQGAMLGYGTKIGSMRSPGEACYVDLSNFNAYNPDEARRLLAEAGFTNQNPLRFTFNLAAEFPYERRIGEAMVAQLNKLGPLQVTIQVTDFNTWIQRVFSQADYAMTIIGHVEANDIGNYANPRYYWRYNSPRFQQLFTQYLRAPNQTKACEALAAAQRLLAEDAAGVWTMTLPALGAYRARIQNWPDGFLTPAISVAEVWVR, encoded by the coding sequence ATGAAACGCTGGTTGCTTGTTGGTTTACTGGCTCTATGCGGCTTGGGCCTGGCCCAGCAGCGGGGAGGTGCGATTACCATCGCCATCCAGACCGAACCGGCAGCCTGGGATCCTACCCAGGTGGCGGGCGCGGATATCTCTCGAGTGGTCTACGACAACGTGCTGCAAGGGCTTGTGAAGCGCAACCCCAAGGGCGAGATTGTGCCCTCGTTGGCCTCGCGCTGGACGGTCTCGAATTCCGGCCTGACCTACACCTTCACTCTGCGCCAGGGCGTGAAGTTCCACGACGGCTCTGACTTCACCGCCCAGGACGTGCTGGCCAAGTTCAACCGGGCCAGGAACCCCGATACCCGTGCTTCGGGCCACCTGCGCCCTGACCTCTACCGCGACATCGCCAACATCACCAGCCCCAACCCCAACACGGTGGTGTTCAGCCTGCGCCAGCCCAACAACGACTTCCTGTTTATCCTCTCGCGCCCCGAGTCGCTGATTGGCCCGCGCCAGCGCCCACTGGCTGAGCAGCGCGTGCAGCCCATCGGTACAGGCCCCTTCCGCTTTGCCGGCTGGGAGCGGGGGGTGGCAGTGCGCCTCGAGCGCAATCCCAACTACTACGTGCAGGGCCTGCCCTATCTGGATCGGGTCAACTTCCGCTTCCTGGGCGACGGCGATGCTCAACTGGCCGGTCTGCGGGCTGGCGACCTGGACGTGATTGCCTACAGCCTGTTGCCCGAGAATGCGGTGGTGCTCTCGCGCGACTCCAACTTCAAGGTGTTCTCTGGTTCTGCCACGGCTGAGGCGGTAGCTGGCTTCAATAACAGCCGCCCCCCCTTCAACGACGTGCGCGTGCGCCGGGCTATTACCCTGGCCACCAACAAGGACGAACTCATTCAGGGCGCCATGCTGGGCTATGGCACCAAGATCGGCTCCATGCGTTCGCCGGGCGAAGCTTGCTACGTTGACCTGAGCAACTTCAATGCCTACAACCCCGACGAGGCCCGCCGCCTGCTGGCCGAGGCCGGCTTCACCAACCAGAACCCCCTGCGCTTTACCTTTAACCTGGCCGCCGAGTTCCCCTACGAGCGGCGCATCGGCGAGGCCATGGTGGCCCAGCTCAACAAACTGGGGCCGCTGCAGGTGACCATCCAGGTGACCGACTTCAACACCTGGATTCAACGGGTTTTCAGCCAGGCCGACTACGCCATGACCATTATCGGGCACGTGGAGGCCAACGACATCGGCAACTACGCCAACCCCCGCTACTACTGGCGCTACAACAGCCCCCGCTTCCAGCAGCTCTTCACCCAGTACCTGCGGGCCCCCAACCAGACCAAGGCCTGCGAGGCCCTGGCCGCGGCCCAGCGCCTGCTGGCCGAGGATGCCGCCGGGGTCTGGACAATGACTTTACCCGCGCTGGGCGCCTACCGTGCTCGCATTCAGAACTGGCCGGACGGCTTCCTGACCCCCGCCATCAGCGTGGCGGAGGTGTGGGTGCGATAA
- a CDS encoding carbohydrate ABC transporter permease yields the protein MRWLGHLLVFSVALLVALPFIWMAYAAFIPPEAVFSGDIFGQLGLSLANFEVLGRGGFWEGFWGRLLFSVLLTGGVTLLQLTTGFLAAYAIKEGFKILPFFLVLLAIPVELLLVPLYGLLVSLKLLDTLWALVLPFAASPFIVYLLFQGMRTVPEELLEAARLDGAGHRVLLTRILLPLLRPQLIAAGVLAFAAHWNLVLYPRIVAGSKELKTVQTWITDLQRQNPADWGPLSAAALAATLPLIIIYLLYERRIVETFEEGLKG from the coding sequence ATGCGCTGGTTAGGGCATCTGCTGGTATTTTCGGTGGCCCTGCTGGTGGCCCTGCCCTTCATCTGGATGGCTTATGCGGCCTTTATCCCACCCGAAGCGGTGTTCAGCGGCGATATTTTCGGGCAGTTGGGCTTAAGCCTGGCCAACTTCGAGGTGCTGGGCCGGGGCGGTTTCTGGGAGGGCTTCTGGGGGCGCTTGTTGTTTTCGGTGCTCCTGACCGGCGGTGTGACCCTGCTCCAGCTCACCACCGGCTTTCTGGCTGCCTACGCCATCAAGGAAGGTTTCAAAATTCTGCCCTTCTTCCTGGTATTGCTGGCCATTCCGGTAGAACTCCTGCTGGTGCCCCTGTACGGCCTGCTGGTGAGCCTGAAGCTGCTGGACACGCTCTGGGCCCTGGTGCTCCCCTTTGCGGCGAGTCCTTTTATTGTGTACCTGCTCTTCCAGGGGATGCGCACTGTGCCGGAAGAGCTGCTGGAAGCCGCCCGGCTGGACGGGGCAGGTCACCGAGTGTTGCTCACGCGCATTCTGTTGCCGCTGTTGCGCCCTCAACTGATTGCAGCAGGGGTGCTGGCCTTTGCCGCCCACTGGAATTTGGTGCTCTATCCGCGCATTGTGGCCGGTAGCAAGGAACTCAAAACCGTGCAGACCTGGATTACCGATTTGCAGCGCCAGAACCCTGCCGACTGGGGGCCGCTCTCGGCAGCTGCCCTGGCTGCCACTTTGCCTTTGATCATCATCTACCTGCTCTACGAGCGGCGGATTGTGGAGACCTTCGAGGAAGGGCTCAAGGGTTGA
- a CDS encoding M20 family metallopeptidase: MDKDQLAQRAAQEVDADEVVRLTQALVRIESYYPGPGEQPVVDFLEPYLRERGFKTTVQEVAPGRPNLIADLGEGPGGLILEGHTDVVTHGNLERWTVPPYEARIVEGRLYGRGACDMKGGLAAAICAAVAVQKVLGTPPKTLRLCIPCDEEGLMMGIKAFIQAGYAEGFAGALICEPEENQVCLWQKGAMRVWVRFRGRMSHGAMPYAGANPIPSASRFVVELGKLQAVLQAESQHPYLGLPWLTPTVFQAGAGEGQFNVMPDQVRLGLDIRTNPGQDHRALEARLQQALEGSLEAGISATLEVFEDRPATETSPDTALVQAVEQGLRLLQMPLQYGGVPGATDGTFLWAWAGLPIVTIGPGGRTIPHQADEYIEIAELVAAARLYAAVSVQMLLG; this comes from the coding sequence ATGGACAAAGATCAACTGGCCCAGAGAGCGGCCCAGGAAGTGGACGCGGACGAAGTGGTGCGCCTGACTCAGGCGCTGGTTCGGATCGAGAGCTACTACCCAGGGCCGGGTGAGCAGCCGGTGGTGGATTTTCTGGAGCCCTACCTGCGCGAACGCGGCTTCAAGACCACCGTGCAGGAGGTGGCGCCGGGCCGCCCCAACCTGATTGCCGACCTGGGGGAAGGCCCTGGGGGGCTGATTCTGGAAGGCCATACTGATGTGGTCACGCATGGCAACCTCGAGCGCTGGACGGTTCCCCCCTACGAGGCCCGCATTGTGGAGGGCCGCCTCTACGGGCGGGGGGCCTGCGATATGAAAGGGGGGCTGGCGGCGGCCATCTGTGCGGCGGTGGCGGTGCAGAAGGTGCTGGGAACGCCCCCAAAAACCCTCCGCCTGTGCATCCCCTGCGACGAAGAGGGCCTGATGATGGGCATCAAGGCGTTTATCCAGGCAGGCTATGCCGAAGGCTTTGCGGGGGCCCTTATCTGTGAGCCGGAGGAAAACCAGGTGTGCTTATGGCAGAAGGGGGCCATGCGGGTCTGGGTGCGCTTTCGGGGCAGGATGTCCCACGGGGCCATGCCCTATGCTGGGGCCAACCCCATTCCCTCGGCTTCCCGGTTCGTGGTTGAACTCGGCAAGCTGCAGGCGGTGTTGCAGGCCGAAAGCCAGCACCCATACCTGGGCCTGCCCTGGCTCACCCCCACCGTTTTCCAGGCGGGGGCCGGGGAGGGCCAGTTCAACGTGATGCCCGACCAGGTGCGCCTAGGCCTCGACATTCGCACCAACCCCGGCCAGGATCACCGGGCCCTCGAGGCCCGGCTTCAGCAAGCCCTGGAAGGGAGCCTCGAGGCCGGTATCAGCGCCACCCTGGAAGTCTTCGAAGACCGGCCCGCCACCGAAACCTCGCCCGACACGGCGCTGGTGCAGGCGGTGGAGCAGGGCCTGCGGCTATTGCAGATGCCCCTCCAGTACGGAGGTGTGCCGGGGGCCACCGACGGTACTTTTTTGTGGGCCTGGGCGGGGCTACCCATCGTGACCATCGGGCCTGGGGGCAGAACCATCCCGCATCAGGCCGATGAATATATCGAGATTGCCGAGCTGGTAGCAGCGGCCCGGCTCTATGCGGCGGTGAGCGTGCAGATGTTGTTGGGCTAA
- a CDS encoding ABC transporter substrate-binding protein, with protein sequence MRQLMLLVVGLGLAWAQRPVEVPFWHTAGPPGQEVLEGMIREFNASQREYRIVPSFVGDYREGGLKLLAALRSGGAPALFHAEISFLGRMVQDNVALPLDDYLGNLPGDFYPSFLETGRLRGRTYGLPIGLSIPVFFYNADQFAARGLGAPRTWDDVATAAQRLTTRAAKGYTVSSDIYSFNVLVMSRGGSIVNGQGRPDFTNAKAVESLQYLQDLVKRNIAQSRNIAEAQFSVADFLRTKTFMGIAPITMWPLIENRAPIPFKLGVAAVPRSEGGKVPLAGGTLVVLRGASEQQARGAVAFWRYLMEPANIARWVRATYYMPMRRAAQPLLEDFYREDPRRRVAFSQVEHAEVWLQDPEFTVWYSFLEDALERALKGNADPRQVLEEAQRRANAVERR encoded by the coding sequence ATGCGTCAGTTGATGTTGCTTGTGGTGGGATTGGGGCTGGCCTGGGCCCAACGCCCTGTAGAGGTTCCCTTCTGGCATACCGCAGGGCCGCCCGGCCAGGAGGTGCTGGAGGGCATGATCCGTGAGTTCAATGCCTCGCAGCGGGAGTACCGCATTGTGCCGAGCTTTGTGGGTGACTACCGCGAGGGGGGCCTAAAGTTGCTGGCGGCGCTACGTTCGGGCGGTGCACCGGCGCTGTTCCATGCCGAAATCTCCTTTTTAGGCCGGATGGTGCAGGATAACGTGGCCCTGCCCCTGGACGATTATCTGGGCAACCTGCCAGGCGATTTTTATCCGAGCTTTTTGGAGACTGGCAGGTTGCGAGGCCGTACCTACGGCCTGCCGATCGGCCTGTCCATCCCGGTGTTTTTCTATAACGCCGACCAGTTTGCCGCCCGTGGCCTGGGGGCCCCGCGCACCTGGGACGATGTAGCCACGGCAGCCCAGCGCCTCACCACCCGTGCCGCCAAGGGGTACACGGTCTCGAGTGACATTTACAGTTTCAACGTGCTGGTAATGAGCCGGGGGGGTTCCATTGTAAACGGACAGGGCCGCCCCGACTTCACCAACGCCAAGGCGGTGGAGAGCCTTCAGTATCTGCAAGACCTGGTGAAGCGCAACATCGCCCAGAGCCGCAACATCGCCGAAGCGCAGTTCTCGGTAGCGGACTTCTTGCGTACCAAAACCTTCATGGGCATTGCGCCCATTACCATGTGGCCTCTTATTGAAAACCGGGCGCCCATCCCCTTCAAGCTGGGCGTGGCAGCCGTGCCGCGCTCGGAAGGCGGCAAAGTGCCGCTGGCTGGGGGTACGCTGGTGGTGCTGCGGGGGGCCAGTGAGCAGCAGGCGCGGGGTGCGGTGGCGTTCTGGCGTTACCTGATGGAGCCAGCCAACATCGCCAGGTGGGTTCGGGCTACCTACTACATGCCCATGCGCCGGGCCGCTCAGCCGTTGCTGGAAGACTTCTACCGCGAAGACCCCCGCCGCCGGGTGGCCTTTAGCCAGGTGGAACACGCGGAGGTGTGGCTGCAAGACCCCGAGTTTACGGTCTGGTACAGCTTTTTGGAGGATGCCCTCGAGCGGGCCCTCAAAGGCAACGCCGACCCCCGGCAGGTGCTGGAAGAGGCCCAGCGAAGGGCCAACGCCGTGGAGCGGCGCTAG
- a CDS encoding SDR family NAD(P)-dependent oxidoreductase, with protein sequence MNYADMFRLDGKVALVVGGGSGIGQASCEALAAQGATVAVADMKAELAAETAGKIEANGGQAEAHEVNITDLEGVKGLIKGILERHGRLDVAVTTPSINVRKPILNYTGEEFDRVVNVNLKGTFNVLTEAGRVMAERGSGSLIAFSSIRSLVVEPGQSVYAMTKAGTVQLIRGLAVELGPRGVRANAIGPGVIDTPLTAPIKSKPDWYNAYSERNILRRWGRPEEVAAAVAFLASPAASYITGTILFVDGGWTAIDGRFTPPL encoded by the coding sequence ATGAACTACGCAGATATGTTTCGACTGGACGGCAAAGTGGCGCTGGTGGTGGGTGGGGGTTCGGGGATTGGACAGGCCTCCTGCGAAGCCCTGGCGGCCCAGGGGGCTACCGTGGCAGTAGCCGACATGAAAGCCGAACTTGCCGCTGAGACAGCAGGAAAAATTGAAGCCAACGGCGGACAAGCCGAGGCCCATGAGGTCAACATCACTGACCTCGAGGGGGTCAAGGGGCTTATCAAGGGCATTCTGGAGCGCCATGGGCGGCTGGATGTGGCAGTCACCACCCCCAGCATCAATGTCCGAAAGCCCATTCTTAACTACACCGGCGAGGAGTTCGACCGGGTGGTGAACGTCAACCTCAAGGGCACCTTTAACGTGCTCACCGAGGCGGGTCGGGTGATGGCGGAAAGGGGCTCGGGCTCGCTGATTGCTTTTTCTTCTATCCGTTCGCTGGTGGTGGAGCCGGGACAGTCGGTCTATGCCATGACCAAGGCCGGAACCGTGCAGCTCATACGCGGGCTGGCGGTGGAATTGGGGCCTAGAGGGGTGCGGGCCAATGCCATTGGGCCTGGCGTGATTGACACCCCCCTCACCGCGCCCATCAAGAGCAAGCCCGACTGGTACAACGCCTATTCCGAGCGAAACATTTTGCGGCGCTGGGGCCGTCCCGAGGAAGTGGCCGCAGCGGTGGCGTTCCTGGCCTCGCCGGCAGCCTCTTACATCACCGGCACCATTTTGTTTGTGGATGGCGGTTGGACGGCTATTGATGGGCGGTTTACCCCACCACTCTGA
- a CDS encoding ABC transporter permease: MFAYTVRRLGFALVTLWLATLLVFGALLLIPGNPAQAILGIEATPADLEALEARLGLDKPPAERYLNWLGGVLRGDLGQSIRYERPISELIVTRLGITLPIVVASLLLATLLAVPLGILAARRAGTWVDVAVSTGSLLGIVLPSFWVGLMFIYIFIVWLKLPLPTSFPIGGWENPERALAALVLPVLTVGLASASFLVRLVRGSVLEVLHQDYIRTARAKGLSERVVLYKHALRNAALPVVTVLGLEFASLLIATVVVETVFGIPGLGSLSLTAISARDYPLVQGVVLVIAAFIVLMNLLVDLLYALLDPRVSYG, from the coding sequence ATGTTTGCCTACACCGTTCGTCGCCTTGGCTTTGCCCTCGTCACCCTGTGGCTGGCGACCCTGCTGGTGTTTGGCGCGCTGCTGCTGATTCCGGGCAACCCGGCCCAGGCCATTCTGGGCATTGAGGCCACCCCGGCCGACCTCGAGGCCCTCGAGGCCCGCTTAGGCCTGGACAAGCCCCCAGCCGAGCGCTACCTGAACTGGCTGGGCGGTGTGCTGCGGGGCGACCTGGGCCAGTCCATCCGCTACGAGCGGCCCATCTCGGAGCTGATTGTGACCCGGCTGGGCATCACCCTGCCCATTGTGGTGGCTTCGCTGCTGCTGGCCACTTTGCTGGCCGTGCCACTGGGTATTCTGGCCGCCCGCAGGGCGGGAACCTGGGTGGACGTAGCGGTTTCGACGGGCTCGCTCCTGGGCATTGTGCTGCCCTCCTTCTGGGTGGGGCTGATGTTTATTTACATCTTCATCGTCTGGCTGAAGCTGCCTCTACCCACCAGCTTTCCCATTGGCGGCTGGGAAAACCCCGAGCGGGCCCTGGCCGCCCTGGTGCTGCCGGTGCTCACGGTGGGGCTGGCCAGCGCTTCGTTTCTGGTGCGGCTGGTGCGGGGGAGCGTGCTCGAGGTCTTGCACCAGGACTACATCCGCACCGCCCGCGCCAAGGGGCTCTCCGAACGGGTGGTGCTCTACAAGCACGCCCTGCGCAACGCCGCGCTGCCGGTCGTGACGGTGCTGGGGCTCGAGTTTGCCAGCCTGCTTATAGCTACTGTGGTGGTGGAGACCGTCTTTGGTATCCCCGGCCTGGGTTCGCTCTCCCTCACCGCCATCAGCGCCCGCGACTACCCCCTGGTGCAGGGGGTGGTTTTGGTGATCGCAGCCTTTATCGTGCTGATGAACCTGCTGGTGGACTTGCTCTATGCCCTGCTGGATCCAAGGGTGAGCTATGGATAA
- a CDS encoding sugar ABC transporter permease codes for MGRNNAHWFALPAVALLGLFLLYPFLDVLRFSTWDWSGLSEPRVIGLENYRNILRDPDFYSSLRITLVFGAMTLVPFVILSILLALALDGQPYERPIKALLFLPGLVTLGGAAVAWYTLFSPEYGALASVLPVPRWDQSPFWALVLIMLFTIWRHIGYGVLVVSARLKAIPKTLLEAAAVDGATAAQAFRYITLPLLRPAITFLVVIGTVLTLQGYTAVFLLTRGGPFGGTEVLGYYLYKTGFEVGRLGYAAALTVIILLLTLAFALAQARLLREEK; via the coding sequence ATGGGCCGCAATAACGCTCACTGGTTTGCACTTCCAGCAGTGGCGCTGCTGGGGCTGTTTTTGCTCTATCCCTTTTTAGACGTGCTGCGCTTCTCGACCTGGGACTGGTCGGGTTTGTCGGAGCCCAGGGTGATTGGCCTCGAGAACTACCGCAACATTCTGCGCGACCCCGATTTTTACAGTAGCCTGCGTATCACCCTGGTTTTTGGAGCCATGACCCTGGTTCCTTTCGTGATTCTCTCGATACTGCTGGCCCTGGCCCTGGACGGCCAGCCCTACGAACGCCCCATCAAGGCCCTGCTCTTTTTGCCGGGACTGGTCACCCTGGGCGGGGCTGCTGTGGCCTGGTATACCTTGTTTTCCCCCGAGTACGGCGCACTGGCCTCGGTACTGCCGGTGCCGCGCTGGGATCAGAGTCCCTTTTGGGCGCTGGTGTTGATTATGCTCTTCACCATCTGGCGGCACATCGGCTATGGGGTGCTGGTGGTTTCGGCCCGCCTCAAGGCCATTCCCAAAACGCTGCTCGAGGCCGCCGCCGTGGACGGGGCTACTGCTGCTCAGGCCTTCCGCTACATCACCCTGCCCCTCCTGCGCCCGGCCATCACGTTTCTGGTGGTGATCGGCACGGTACTCACCTTGCAGGGCTATACGGCGGTTTTCCTGCTGACCCGTGGAGGCCCTTTTGGCGGCACCGAGGTACTGGGGTACTACCTCTACAAAACCGGCTTCGAGGTGGGCCGCCTGGGCTACGCTGCCGCCCTCACGGTCATTATCTTGCTGCTCACGCTGGCCTTTGCTCTGGCGCAGGCCCGGCTCTTGCGGGAGGAGAAATGA